The Nocardioides campestrisoli genome includes a window with the following:
- a CDS encoding ABC transporter substrate-binding protein has product MRSTRRPTRRAVPALLAVGLLLTAAACGSSSETDEVADDQPTGDPVRIGFFDPSAGGYKSLGVGVGARAAEDYVNTELGGIHERPVELVTCATDGTPETTISCANKFAEEKVVAALDGFNTTSSAAVDILTTAGIPLVGGIPFDSATGAEVDNRVFFSAPQAAFLIGALQAFGEQGKKSVTLVAADIPATHQSVDLVLKPVGEALGIEVEGLYFSPTNPNFNAIAATIAESDPDVGGLMAAPDPSACTQLVQGLRQLGYDGTIFTAACTEFIEQAPAEAEGAALYSSHWLPRASEFAPEDVQEELEVAEQAIGEEGGTADYYAFAQFAVTVTLAQALNASPDAGLDGPTILKTLKALEGFDSFLGPELSCGGKTTPNCTSQMLLFDVDAQGATEPATGDWITPIPDVMAKIPGAS; this is encoded by the coding sequence ATGCGATCGACACGACGTCCCACCCGAAGGGCGGTGCCGGCCCTGCTCGCGGTCGGCCTGCTGCTGACCGCCGCGGCCTGCGGCAGCTCGTCCGAGACCGACGAGGTCGCCGACGACCAGCCGACCGGCGACCCGGTCCGGATCGGCTTCTTCGATCCCTCCGCCGGCGGCTACAAGTCCCTCGGTGTGGGGGTCGGTGCCCGGGCCGCCGAGGACTACGTCAACACCGAGCTCGGCGGGATCCACGAACGACCCGTCGAGCTGGTGACCTGCGCGACCGACGGCACCCCGGAGACCACGATCTCGTGCGCGAACAAGTTCGCCGAGGAGAAGGTGGTGGCCGCGCTCGACGGGTTCAACACCACCTCCAGCGCGGCCGTCGACATCCTCACCACGGCGGGGATCCCGCTGGTCGGCGGGATCCCGTTCGACTCCGCGACCGGCGCCGAGGTGGACAACCGGGTCTTCTTCAGCGCCCCGCAGGCGGCCTTCCTGATCGGCGCGCTCCAGGCCTTCGGCGAGCAGGGCAAGAAGTCGGTCACCCTGGTCGCGGCGGACATCCCCGCGACCCACCAGAGCGTCGACCTGGTGCTCAAGCCGGTGGGGGAGGCGCTCGGCATCGAGGTGGAGGGCCTCTACTTCTCGCCCACCAACCCCAACTTCAACGCCATCGCCGCCACCATCGCCGAGAGCGACCCGGACGTCGGCGGGCTGATGGCCGCCCCCGACCCCTCAGCCTGCACCCAGCTCGTGCAGGGACTGCGCCAGCTCGGCTACGACGGGACCATCTTCACCGCCGCGTGCACCGAGTTCATCGAGCAGGCCCCCGCCGAGGCGGAGGGCGCCGCCCTCTACTCCTCGCACTGGCTCCCGCGTGCCTCGGAGTTCGCCCCCGAGGACGTCCAGGAGGAGCTGGAGGTGGCCGAGCAGGCGATCGGCGAGGAGGGCGGCACGGCCGACTACTACGCGTTCGCCCAGTTCGCGGTGACGGTCACCCTGGCCCAGGCGCTCAACGCCTCGCCGGACGCCGGGCTCGACGGGCCCACCATCCTCAAGACGCTCAAGGCGCTCGAGGGCTTCGACTCCTTCCTGGGCCCGGAGCTGTCCTGCGGCGGGAAGACCACGCCCAACTGCACCTCCCAGATGCTGCTCTTCGACGTCGACGCGCAAGGCGCCACCGAGCCGGCCACGGGCGACTGGATCACGCCGATCCCCGACGTCATGGCCAAGATCCCCGGCGCCTCCTGA
- a CDS encoding TetR/AcrR family transcriptional regulator, protein MPTRSSPTPEADDGSTATPVPRRRRDPRREQTPLKLIAAARVVFERDGFFEARLADITDEAKVASGTLYRYYSSKHEIFGAVMADVVREVTGVTPDHVSGNQDPVARLREANRVYVRAIRRNARLMTLMYQVREADEGVRHQGDEIVDHLQGRAVDAVRRWQAEGLVYPDLDPVLTAHALTYMVERVAMAWLTGRADYDEEAMVAAINGIWERALGLGTYQRPGQEK, encoded by the coding sequence ATGCCCACACGCTCGAGCCCCACGCCGGAGGCCGACGACGGCTCGACCGCGACGCCCGTCCCACGCCGCCGCCGTGACCCGCGCCGGGAGCAGACCCCGTTGAAGCTGATCGCCGCGGCTCGGGTGGTCTTCGAGCGGGACGGGTTCTTCGAGGCTCGGCTCGCTGACATCACCGACGAGGCGAAGGTCGCCTCGGGGACCCTCTACCGCTACTACAGCTCCAAGCACGAGATCTTCGGCGCAGTGATGGCCGACGTGGTCCGCGAGGTGACGGGGGTGACGCCGGACCACGTCAGCGGCAACCAGGATCCCGTCGCCCGCCTGCGCGAGGCCAACCGGGTCTACGTCCGCGCCATCCGCCGCAACGCCAGGCTGATGACCCTGATGTACCAGGTGCGCGAGGCCGACGAGGGGGTCCGGCACCAGGGCGACGAGATCGTGGACCACCTGCAGGGCCGGGCCGTCGACGCGGTACGCCGCTGGCAGGCCGAGGGTCTGGTCTATCCCGATCTCGACCCCGTGCTGACGGCGCACGCGCTCACCTACATGGTCGAGCGCGTGGCGATGGCCTGGCTGACCGGCCGGGCCGACTACGACGAGGAGGCGATGGTCGCGGCGATCAACGGGATCTGGGAGCGGGCCCTCGGTCTGGGCACCTACCAGCGTCCCGGCCAAGAAAAGTGA
- a CDS encoding GMC family oxidoreductase yields MTHGPMELNERQEQVLRLICDTFAPGDGTVPPASALGVPEAVLGLVAGNPRAAERATFTRLLDLLDTRVGGFLLTGRPRAFSALTAADREAVLVAMSQSRVPLRRTAFGALKGATTLAYYLVPGPSGHSPVWDAIGYPGPLGTRPDAPPPPLTVERVTAERTLDCDVVVVGSGSGGGTAAAVLAQAGLDVVVLERGDYYDDADFDGGELSGLTRLYASGPTATAEGQLSLLEGACLGGGTVVNWTTSFATPDRVREEWAALGAAQFTDQEYSAALAAVTGRLGVNRDHNVPSTRDEALERGAKVLGWHVDAMPRNVQGCDQGIDCGRCGYGCRLGAKQSATKTWLADAAEHGARLVVGASARRVVVEHGRATGVEAVGPDGHTLTVRARAVVAAGGSLQTPALLRRSGLENPNIGRHLRLHPATAVWALHHEVINPWEGALQTRYCDEHVDLDGDGYGVIYETGPSNPAAALAFLNWRGGRQHLDMMRQLPHAGVIGVITRDRDSGHVEVGKDGEPVVRYRLSARDRDHLHHGVVGAARLAEAAGAHTIFSGHQSGAGFEPGRRGSLETFAAEALASGYDPGRCAMAALHLMGSVRMGGDPTTSALDPDGATWEVPNLVVADASTFPTASGVNPMISVQAIAYMNATRLAARLG; encoded by the coding sequence ATGACCCACGGTCCGATGGAGCTCAACGAGCGGCAGGAGCAGGTCCTGCGGCTGATCTGCGACACCTTCGCACCCGGGGACGGCACCGTCCCGCCGGCCAGCGCCCTCGGCGTACCGGAGGCGGTGCTCGGTCTGGTCGCCGGGAACCCGCGCGCGGCCGAGCGGGCGACGTTCACCCGACTGCTCGACCTGCTGGACACCCGGGTGGGCGGCTTCCTGCTCACCGGGAGACCCCGCGCCTTCTCGGCGCTCACGGCCGCCGACCGGGAGGCCGTACTCGTGGCGATGTCGCAGTCGCGGGTGCCGCTGCGGCGTACCGCCTTCGGTGCGCTCAAGGGCGCGACCACCCTGGCGTACTACCTGGTGCCGGGACCGAGCGGGCACTCCCCCGTCTGGGACGCGATCGGCTACCCCGGGCCGCTCGGCACCCGCCCGGACGCACCACCCCCTCCCCTGACGGTGGAGCGGGTCACGGCCGAACGCACGCTCGACTGCGACGTGGTGGTCGTCGGCTCCGGGTCCGGCGGCGGCACGGCGGCGGCGGTCCTGGCGCAGGCGGGCCTCGACGTGGTGGTGCTGGAGCGCGGGGACTACTACGACGACGCCGACTTCGACGGTGGCGAGCTCTCCGGCCTGACCCGGCTCTACGCGAGCGGCCCCACCGCGACCGCCGAGGGCCAGCTCTCGCTGCTGGAGGGCGCCTGCCTGGGCGGCGGCACGGTGGTGAACTGGACGACCAGCTTCGCCACGCCGGACCGGGTGCGCGAGGAGTGGGCCGCCCTGGGGGCTGCCCAGTTCACCGACCAGGAGTACTCCGCCGCCCTCGCCGCGGTGACCGGCCGGCTGGGCGTCAACCGGGACCACAACGTGCCCTCGACGCGCGACGAGGCACTCGAGCGCGGCGCCAAGGTGCTCGGCTGGCACGTCGACGCCATGCCCCGCAACGTCCAGGGCTGCGACCAGGGGATCGACTGCGGCCGCTGCGGCTACGGCTGCCGGCTGGGGGCCAAGCAGTCGGCCACCAAGACCTGGCTCGCCGACGCCGCCGAGCACGGCGCCCGTCTGGTCGTGGGCGCCAGCGCCCGCCGGGTCGTCGTCGAGCACGGGCGCGCCACCGGGGTCGAGGCGGTCGGGCCGGACGGCCACACGCTGACGGTGCGGGCCCGCGCGGTCGTGGCTGCGGGCGGGTCGCTGCAGACCCCCGCCCTGCTGCGTCGCTCGGGGCTGGAGAACCCGAACATCGGCCGCCACCTGCGCCTCCACCCGGCGACCGCGGTCTGGGCCCTGCACCACGAGGTGATCAACCCCTGGGAAGGTGCGCTCCAGACGCGGTACTGCGACGAGCACGTCGACCTCGACGGCGACGGGTACGGCGTGATCTACGAGACCGGGCCCTCGAACCCGGCCGCCGCCCTGGCCTTCCTCAACTGGCGAGGCGGGCGCCAGCACCTCGACATGATGCGCCAGCTGCCGCACGCCGGGGTGATCGGCGTGATCACCCGGGACCGCGACTCCGGGCACGTCGAGGTCGGCAAGGACGGCGAACCGGTGGTGCGCTACCGGCTCTCCGCGCGCGACCGCGACCACCTGCACCACGGGGTGGTGGGTGCCGCCCGTCTCGCCGAGGCCGCCGGTGCGCACACGATCTTCTCCGGCCACCAGTCCGGCGCGGGCTTCGAGCCGGGCCGGCGCGGCAGCCTGGAGACCTTCGCCGCAGAGGCACTCGCCAGCGGCTACGACCCCGGACGGTGTGCCATGGCCGCGCTCCACCTGATGGGCTCGGTGCGGATGGGCGGTGACCCGACGACCTCCGCCCTCGACCCGGACGGCGCCACCTGGGAGGTCCCCAACCTGGTCGTGGCCGACGCGTCGACCTTCCCCACCGCCTCGGGGGTCAACCCGATGATCTCGGTGCAGGCGATCGCGTACATGAACGCGACGCGGCTGGCGGCTCGGCTGGGGTGA
- a CDS encoding YqjF family protein, translating into MSHVPAEPITSQAPALAGPVMLHQSWLDVTFLHWAIDPEQVAHRMPPGVRPDTLDGVTYVGMIPFRTVGSGLVGGPAVPWLGSFLETNVRLYSVDDTGRRGVVFLSLDADRAAVVAVARAVFGMPYRLARMRHRASGDVHTYDARLRRPGARVQSHLVVRKGARREGTELDHFLSARWGLHVRHRGRTLYIPNQHEPWPVHDAEVLSLDDNLLASVGLPGLATFPPDHVAFSPGVRTRFGLPTDAAHARGISPS; encoded by the coding sequence GTGAGCCACGTGCCAGCGGAGCCCATCACCTCCCAGGCCCCGGCTCTGGCGGGCCCGGTGATGCTCCACCAGAGCTGGCTGGACGTGACCTTCCTGCACTGGGCGATCGACCCGGAGCAGGTCGCTCACCGGATGCCGCCGGGCGTGCGGCCCGACACCCTGGACGGAGTCACCTACGTCGGGATGATCCCGTTCCGGACCGTCGGCTCAGGCCTCGTCGGCGGGCCGGCGGTCCCGTGGCTCGGCTCCTTCCTGGAGACCAACGTCCGGCTCTACTCCGTGGACGACACCGGACGGCGGGGCGTGGTGTTCCTCAGCCTCGACGCTGACCGGGCCGCGGTGGTAGCCGTTGCCCGCGCAGTGTTCGGGATGCCCTATCGATTGGCGCGGATGCGCCATCGGGCGAGCGGCGACGTGCACACCTACGACGCTCGGCTGCGTCGCCCCGGCGCCCGCGTCCAGAGCCACCTCGTGGTCCGGAAGGGCGCCCGGCGCGAGGGCACGGAGCTGGACCACTTCCTCAGCGCCCGCTGGGGACTGCACGTGCGCCACCGGGGCCGAACCCTCTACATCCCCAACCAGCACGAGCCCTGGCCGGTGCACGACGCCGAGGTGCTCAGTCTCGACGACAACCTGCTGGCCTCGGTGGGGCTGCCCGGCCTGGCCACCTTCCCGCCGGACCACGTCGCGTTCAGCCCCGGTGTGCGCACCAGGTTCGGGTTGCCTACGGACGCGGCTCACGCCAGGGGCATCTCCCCCAGCTGA
- a CDS encoding LuxR C-terminal-related transcriptional regulator, whose translation MATGATSREVATHLFLSPRTVEAHLRSIFRNLEISSRRQLGEMPLA comes from the coding sequence GTGGCGACCGGGGCCACCTCCCGGGAAGTGGCCACGCACCTGTTCCTGAGTCCTCGCACCGTGGAGGCACACCTGCGCAGCATCTTCCGCAACCTGGAGATCAGCTCGCGCCGTCAGCTGGGGGAGATGCCCCTGGCGTGA